In one Burkholderiales bacterium genomic region, the following are encoded:
- the hpnK gene encoding hopanoid biosynthesis-associated protein HpnK, translating into MKRLIVTADDFGASLPVNEAIEQAHRNGILTAASLMVGAPAALDAVERAKRMPSLKVGLHVVLVNGRPLLPAACVPDLVDDQGRFSTHLVRAGINFFFRRKTKQQLEGEIRAQFAAFRDSGLPLDHVNAHNHMHVHPTILSLILKLGREYGVRAVRLPHEPLLSSWRAAHDALPKRFAGSLLLNPWMSLMRWRLRKAQIVHNDYIFGMSDTGHMTEERVLGQLAHLPHGVSEMYFHPALAKCAHMDPGTADYHCEEEFRALTSPAVANALRQNGIQKISFTDLAAATAQGNA; encoded by the coding sequence TTGAAGAGGCTCATCGTCACGGCTGACGACTTTGGCGCATCCCTTCCCGTCAACGAGGCAATAGAGCAGGCACACCGGAACGGCATTCTCACTGCCGCAAGTCTCATGGTGGGCGCGCCCGCAGCTCTAGACGCAGTGGAACGCGCCAAGCGCATGCCTTCGCTCAAAGTAGGACTGCATGTTGTTCTCGTCAACGGCCGTCCGCTTCTGCCCGCCGCCTGCGTTCCCGACCTGGTGGACGATCAAGGACGGTTCTCCACACATCTCGTGCGCGCCGGGATCAATTTCTTTTTCCGCCGCAAAACCAAGCAGCAGTTGGAAGGCGAAATCCGCGCGCAGTTCGCGGCCTTTCGCGACAGCGGTCTGCCGCTGGACCATGTAAATGCGCACAATCACATGCATGTGCATCCGACTATATTGAGCCTGATCCTCAAGCTGGGACGCGAATACGGCGTGCGCGCCGTACGTCTGCCGCACGAGCCGTTGTTGAGCTCCTGGCGCGCCGCGCATGACGCGTTGCCGAAGCGTTTTGCCGGTTCACTGCTGCTCAATCCCTGGATGAGCCTGATGCGATGGCGGCTGAGAAAAGCACAGATAGTACACAACGATTATATCTTCGGCATGAGCGATACCGGACACATGACCGAAGAAAGGGTGCTGGGGCAACTTGCGCACCTGCCGCACGGCGTCTCGGAAATGTACTTCCATCCGGCCCTGGCCAAATGTGCCCACATGGATCCGGGAACGGCAGACTATCACTGCGAAGAAGAATTTCGGGCATTGACCAGCCCAGCCGTCGCCAACGCCCTGCGGCAAAATGGCATACAGAAAATCAGTTTCACCGATCTGGCCGCAGCGACCGCCCAGGGAAACGCGTGA
- the hpnJ gene encoding hopanoid biosynthesis associated radical SAM protein HpnJ — translation MKTLFLNPPSFEGFDGGAGSRYQARREIRSFWYPTWLAQPAALVPDGKLIDAPARGLSLNDILPVANDYELAVLHTSTPSFESDAKVAQALKEKNPKLTVGFVGAHVAVSPEPSLLASSAIDFVARNEFDYTIQELAEGRPFAEVDGISYRANGKIVHNRERAIIEDMDRLPWVVDVYRRDLVIEDYFIGYLEHPYVSLYTGRGCKSRCTFCLWPQTIGGHRYRTRSAENVVAEIARAKEYFPQVKEFFFDDDTFTDDLPRAEEIARGLGKLGVTWSCNAKANVPYESLKVMKENGLRLLLVGFETGSQQILLNIKKGMHVDMARRFMADCHNLGVVVHGTFIMGLPGETHETIEETIRFAQEINPHTIQVSLAAAYPGTYLHKQAIDNGWLLRDSSHIVAQEGFQVSSLNYPHLSHEDIFSALEKFYKRFYFRPSKIAEITFEMMQSWEMTKRRLREGVEFFHFLYGREDRV, via the coding sequence ATGAAAACGCTGTTTCTGAATCCGCCGTCATTTGAAGGATTCGACGGTGGCGCCGGTTCACGGTATCAGGCGCGGCGCGAGATTCGTTCGTTCTGGTATCCCACTTGGCTCGCCCAGCCCGCGGCACTGGTACCCGACGGCAAGCTGATTGATGCGCCCGCACGCGGCCTTTCGCTTAATGATATTCTTCCTGTTGCCAACGACTACGAATTGGCCGTCTTGCACACCAGTACACCCTCTTTTGAATCTGATGCCAAAGTCGCACAGGCGCTGAAAGAGAAAAATCCCAAATTGACTGTGGGTTTCGTCGGGGCTCATGTCGCAGTTTCGCCCGAACCTTCACTGCTCGCGTCCAGCGCTATTGATTTCGTGGCACGCAACGAATTTGACTACACAATCCAGGAATTAGCTGAGGGCCGCCCTTTCGCTGAAGTGGATGGGATCAGCTACCGGGCAAACGGCAAAATCGTGCACAACCGCGAGCGCGCAATCATCGAAGACATGGATCGTCTGCCGTGGGTAGTAGACGTGTATCGGCGCGATTTAGTGATTGAAGATTATTTTATCGGCTACTTGGAACATCCGTACGTATCGCTCTATACCGGGCGCGGCTGCAAGTCGCGCTGCACCTTTTGCTTGTGGCCTCAGACCATCGGTGGACACCGCTACCGCACCCGCAGTGCAGAAAATGTCGTTGCGGAAATTGCGCGCGCCAAGGAATATTTTCCACAGGTAAAGGAATTTTTCTTCGATGACGACACTTTCACCGATGACCTACCGCGCGCCGAGGAGATCGCCAGGGGCCTTGGCAAATTGGGTGTGACCTGGTCATGCAACGCCAAGGCCAATGTGCCCTATGAAAGCCTCAAGGTAATGAAAGAAAACGGACTGCGCCTGCTGCTCGTAGGCTTCGAAACCGGCAGCCAGCAAATCCTCCTCAACATCAAGAAGGGCATGCATGTGGACATGGCGCGCCGTTTCATGGCGGACTGCCATAATCTCGGCGTGGTGGTTCACGGCACCTTCATCATGGGCCTGCCCGGAGAAACGCACGAGACCATTGAGGAAACCATCCGCTTCGCCCAGGAAATCAACCCGCATACCATTCAAGTCTCGCTCGCGGCGGCCTACCCTGGAACCTACTTGCACAAACAGGCAATCGACAATGGCTGGCTGCTGCGTGATTCCTCGCATATCGTCGCTCAAGAAGGGTTCCAGGTCAGCTCGCTCAATTACCCGCATCTTTCGCACGAGGATATCTTCTCGGCGTTGGAAAAATTCTACAAACGCTTTTATTTTCGTCCCAGCAAGATAGCCGAAATTACTTTTGAAATGATGCAGAGCTGGGAAATGACCAAGCGCAGGCTGCGCGAAGGCGTGGAGTTCTTTCACTTTCTTTATGGGCGGGAAGATCGGGTTTGA
- the hpnI gene encoding bacteriohopanetetrol glucosamine biosynthesis glycosyltransferase HpnI, whose amino-acid sequence MIATLTLIASAITLAALAYVVFAIRCIIAFGRRQPAPGEYSPLATVLKPVCGMEPELYENLRSFCDQNYADYQVVFGARDARDPAIAVINRIIEEFPQRDLSLVVDETVIGTNLKVSILACMLRLAKHDLIVVADSDMRVERNYLRALVAPFQDRQVGAVTCLYKGTPAPGLPSRLGAMFINDCFAPSVLVALSFQELRFCFGATMAVTRKALEASGGFAALADQLADDHILGRRVAQQGLKVVLSAYLVENRVWEPSLAALFQHELRWARTIRAMQPVGFTFSFVSYPVAVSLLFFLLLPSAVGLTAVAVSVILRVLLHRAVHVNFDVVGRTAPWLAPVRDLLSFLVWAASFFGRSVEWRKQQFSVRSDGKLMNKGVRNS is encoded by the coding sequence ATCATTGCCACACTCACCTTAATAGCATCGGCAATCACTTTGGCGGCACTTGCCTATGTTGTATTTGCCATACGTTGCATCATAGCGTTTGGCAGACGCCAGCCCGCGCCAGGTGAATATTCGCCCCTAGCCACTGTGCTGAAGCCGGTTTGTGGAATGGAACCAGAATTGTATGAAAATCTGCGTTCATTCTGCGACCAGAATTACGCCGACTACCAGGTCGTGTTTGGCGCTCGCGATGCCCGGGATCCGGCGATCGCAGTGATTAATCGCATCATCGAAGAATTTCCGCAGCGCGATTTGTCTTTGGTTGTGGATGAAACGGTAATCGGTACCAATCTCAAGGTAAGTATTCTGGCGTGCATGCTCCGCTTGGCGAAGCACGACCTGATCGTTGTCGCCGACAGCGATATGCGAGTGGAACGCAATTACCTTCGGGCGTTAGTTGCACCTTTTCAAGACAGGCAGGTGGGCGCGGTCACCTGTCTTTACAAGGGAACGCCTGCGCCAGGATTGCCCTCGCGATTGGGCGCAATGTTTATCAATGATTGCTTTGCGCCGTCGGTTCTGGTTGCATTGTCATTTCAAGAACTTCGTTTTTGTTTTGGCGCGACCATGGCAGTAACCCGCAAGGCGCTGGAAGCCAGCGGCGGATTTGCCGCGCTTGCAGACCAGCTCGCCGATGACCATATCCTGGGCAGGCGGGTCGCGCAGCAGGGACTAAAGGTCGTGCTCTCCGCCTACCTGGTTGAAAACAGGGTCTGGGAACCAAGTCTCGCGGCATTGTTCCAACATGAATTGCGCTGGGCACGAACGATACGCGCGATGCAGCCCGTTGGTTTCACGTTTTCGTTTGTCAGTTATCCGGTCGCCGTTTCCTTGTTGTTTTTCCTGCTTTTACCCTCAGCGGTAGGATTAACGGCCGTGGCTGTTTCGGTTATACTACGCGTCTTGCTGCACCGGGCGGTGCATGTTAATTTCGATGTGGTCGGGCGTACTGCCCCCTGGCTCGCACCTGTTCGCGATTTGTTAAGCTTTTTGGTATGGGCGGCGAGTTTTTTCGGCCGCAGCGTTGAGTGGCGGAAACAGCAGTTTTCAGTCCGCTCCGACGGAAAGTTGATGAATAAAGGAGTTCGTAATTCATGA